The following proteins are encoded in a genomic region of Cryptomeria japonica chromosome 11, Sugi_1.0, whole genome shotgun sequence:
- the LOC131037368 gene encoding putative UPF0481 protein At3g02645, with protein MAIVEIKSINPESCSDSSCVIEVGNDLTMNEEDVPDVSSARIFRLPRLAPYSKDHLYSPHLVSIGPFHYGKKELQGMEKSKSEAVRKMQKRIQRSNPHISVKSIVEQCILFKEKKIRRFYGEQIPLTSIELAWMITRDACFVYEVIVNYIKVNRNAQHSYETQGWQFEYVQCFYREEVNAFKWKYDPVFDADLQNPIRERLMTDILLFENQIPLWILKDLLKFPMGSAEAAKQKVENLMNMLLCSAARHYVET; from the coding sequence ATGGCAATAGTTGAGATCAAATCGATCAACCCTGAGAGCTGCAGTGATAGTAGCTGTGTAATTGAAGTGGGTAATGATCTCACAATGAATGAAGAGGATGTACCCGATGTAAGCTCTGCTCGGATCTTCCGACTGCCAAGGCTAGCGCCGTACTCCAAAGATCATTTGTACAGTCCACATCTTGTTTCCATTGGCCCTTTTCATTATGGGAAGAAGGAGCTGCAAGGCATGGAGAAGTCCAAGTCTGAGGCAGTAAGAAAGATGCAAAAGAGGATCCAGAGGAGTAATCCACACATTTCTGTGAAATCAATTGTTGAACAGTGCATACTGTTTAAGGAGAAGAAGATAAGGAGGTTCTATGGTGAACAAATTCCCCTTACTTCTATAGAACTAGCATGGATGATCACTAGGGATGCATGTTTTGTTTATGAAGTTATTGTTAATTATATAAAAGTTAACAGGAATGCTCAGCATTCATATGAGACCCAAGGATGGCAATTTGAGTATGTTCAATGTTTTTATAGAGAAGAAGTGAATGCATTTAAGTGGAAGTATGATCCTGTGTTTGATGCCGATCTTCAAAATCCTATTAGAGAAAGACTAATGACTGATATACTTCTGTTTGAAAACCAAATACCTCTCTGGATTTTGAAAGATCTCCTTAAATTCCCGATGGGTTCTGCTGAAGCTGCAAAACAAAAAGTAGAAAACTTAATGAATATGCTGCTTTGTAGTGCGGCTAGACATTATGTGGAAACCTAG